ACCAGGAAGCCGTGAATATTGGCTCTGGACAGAAATGAGCATGGTCGAGCTCTATCCATAAGTTCATAAAGCCCGGTGTGCCTGGCAGAGAGTAGGGGGGGAAGCTTTTTTGAGGATTGTTGCTGGAGGGAGTAATTGAATCAATTATAGAAAAAACCAAAAAAAATAAAGCAATTAGTATGAGGATGTCAGCCTTTGACCTTGAATTGCTAAAACAAAAAGCACAGCGAGAAGGAATGCCGTACCAGACTTTATTGAACACTATAGTTCATAAGTATGTCACCAATCAATTAGTAGATAAGAACGAAGTAATAAAAACAATCACAATGATGAAGGAAAATGAGGCAATTTAACAATGGGCTCCAAGGGACGCTCCGCTTCGCTACGCCCCTGAGCTCAGGCGTTAGTGATGAGCGACAATTATAATCCCCCCCTGACGACAATAATTTTTTTCTCTGCTGATGAATCGTGGCACCCACTTCGTTCGTGCCACGAGTATCTGAGAAGTGCGAATTGGACTTGACTAATCACATGCAGTGACGTATATTTAGAATAGATACGTCACTGGAGGGCCGATATGGATACAAAGCTTACGCTTAGGCTGGACAAGGAAACAATTGAGAGAGTGAAAATTTACGCTTCAAAGCAGAAAAAGTCTCTAAGTAAGTTAACTGAAGAGCTGTATAAGTCATTCCTGATGAGGAGTAATGATGATTGTCAATCAGAAATTCGCTCACCAATTGCAAAAAAGTATAAAGGTATTATTAGCAATACTGATTTTGATGCTGAATTCCATAAATTGACTTACTTAAGGGATAAGCACCTACCATGATCAAAGCATACATTGATTGCAATATCCTGCTTGATTGGCTTCTAGACAGGGAGCCGTTCTCATCTTATTCTGCGAAAATTATTGAATTAATCGAAACTCGAAAGATCATTGGTCTTGTTTCACCGCTTACATTGGCGAATACATATTATGTAATTTCGAAAGATTTGAACAAAAAGATAGCCAATGAATTTATCCATGATAGTTTACGTATCTTTTCAGTGCCGGGGGTATCTCTAAAAAATGTTAAAGAAGCGATTGCAAATAAGTTTAAAGATTTCGAGGATGATATACATAGTTCCATTGCTGCTGAAAATAATGTGGATTTTCTCATAACCAGGAATAAAAAAGACTTTAAGACCGATAAATTCAAAATATTGGATGCAGAAGAGTTTCTGCGAATAATTGAAACAAAATAGTATGAAGAATTAAAAGTTTCTGGATCAGCGTAAATCAGCGCAATCAGCGTCAAAAAATTCTTATTCTTTGTCTTTTCTTTGCCTTTAATGCTTAAGAATGAAGCCATAAGAATCTTTGACGCTGATCTCGCAGATAGACGCAGATAAAGGTTTTTGTGTCATTGTGTCATGGGGTGTCATGTGTCATGGGGTCGGACCTAACCAAGTTATTGAACTAATTGAGTAAAGGGTCTCTACAGGGCCAAAAAATTACCTTAGGATGCCTTTTTTGGGGCCAAAAACATAGATGTAAGCGTATATACCCGGGCGTCCCGGGACCAAACTGATAAGTAACTTAAATCCCTCGTTCCCAGGCTGGTGCCTGGGAACAAGAGCAAATGAAGCATCGAACCCGCGATGCCAAAAGAAAGGAAACGAGATGATCGCGAACACACTGCCCCCCTGCATTGTAACCGAGAAGGTTGAGGAATCTCGCGAGTTCTACGTGAAGCACTTTGGCGCCAAGGTGACGTTTGACTGCGGCTGGTACGTGAACATGCAGATCGGGAAGGAGACATCCGAGCTTCAGTTCATGGCGCCGCGGGCGCCTGGTCCCCCGACGTGCAACCCGGCCGGGCTGATGTACAACTTCTCGGTCGATGACGTGGATGCTGAGCATGTCCGCCTTACGGCAGCCGGTCTCTCCCCGATTATGCCGCTGGAAGACCATCCTTGGGGAGATCGTGGCTTCGCGATTCTCGACCCGAACGGAGTTATACTGTCCATCTTCTCTCCCCGTGAACCAGCGGAGGAATTCAAGCAATACGTCAGGGACTGAGGAACCGCACAAGAGGCTGGTGGGTACGCTCGCAAGCTCGCGCCTCACAGCCCCGACGTTAACACTAACATACCCATTTTATGGAATGGAAAAGGTAATAGAGGAAGTAAACGCAAGCTGCGGGGGCTAATTCTATCAGCTGAATGTTTGAGATCAGATCGAAACTAAGAAGATGGTTTTAATCCGAAAAATAGGAGGCTCAAATGTCAACCATATTAACTTTAGAAATTCCAGATCAAATTTATCGACCTTTACTAAAAAAGGCTGATAAATGTGGAAAAACTATCGACCAGTTATTGATTGAATGGATGGAAGATGTAGTAAAGGATGAGTTGGATGATCCTTTATTAAAAATGGCAGGGGCTTTTTCTTCTGATATCAAAGATATCAGCTCAAATCATGACTTTTATGTCGGACAAGAATTGAGGAATGCCCATGAATGAGGTTTTCGCTGATACCTCTGGTTGGGCCAATTATTTTGTCCAAACTGAGTCGTTTCATAAAGATGCCAAAGGGTTGATGCAGCA
The sequence above is drawn from the Desulfonatronovibrio magnus genome and encodes:
- a CDS encoding PIN domain-containing protein, yielding MIKAYIDCNILLDWLLDREPFSSYSAKIIELIETRKIIGLVSPLTLANTYYVISKDLNKKIANEFIHDSLRIFSVPGVSLKNVKEAIANKFKDFEDDIHSSIAAENNVDFLITRNKKDFKTDKFKILDAEEFLRIIETK
- a CDS encoding CopG family antitoxin, giving the protein MLEGVIESIIEKTKKNKAISMRMSAFDLELLKQKAQREGMPYQTLLNTIVHKYVTNQLVDKNEVIKTITMMKENEAI
- a CDS encoding VOC family protein translates to MIANTLPPCIVTEKVEESREFYVKHFGAKVTFDCGWYVNMQIGKETSELQFMAPRAPGPPTCNPAGLMYNFSVDDVDAEHVRLTAAGLSPIMPLEDHPWGDRGFAILDPNGVILSIFSPREPAEEFKQYVRD
- a CDS encoding DUF6364 family protein translates to MDTKLTLRLDKETIERVKIYASKQKKSLSKLTEELYKSFLMRSNDDCQSEIRSPIAKKYKGIISNTDFDAEFHKLTYLRDKHLP